From Rhizobium sp. NZLR1, a single genomic window includes:
- a CDS encoding amidase, whose protein sequence is MTETDLTIRELRQHFADKSLSPLEYWLALEDHIAAWEPSISALYLYDPEAARALAKASTERWAKGETLGVLDGIPVTLKELIATKGQPVPLGTKAVELKPADADAPAAARLREDGAVIFAKTTCPDYGMLSSGLSSFHPLSRNPWNTTQNPGGSSAGAAAAAAAGYGPLHIGTDIGGSVRLPAGWTGIFGFKPSHGRIPVDPYYVGRCAGPMARTVEDVASSMATLSKPDWRDGTSLPPNDFNWMDLDLDVSGMRIGLMLDAGCGLAVDDEIKAAVEAAARHFEDAGATIIAAQPVLTRAMLDGLDDFWRSRFWGDIAELDEERRNGILPYIRDWAKGGADIAGVDAVKGFNQTIEMRKNCGRLFSEVDAVLSPTNPIISYPAEWASPTNDPALPFEHIGFTVPWNMSEQPAASINCGFSRSGMPIGLQIVGPRFDDMRVLRLSKTFEDWAGGVSAWPRRPIR, encoded by the coding sequence ATGACCGAAACCGACCTCACCATCCGCGAACTCAGGCAGCACTTCGCCGATAAAAGCCTCTCACCCCTCGAATACTGGCTCGCACTCGAAGATCATATCGCGGCCTGGGAGCCTTCGATTTCAGCACTCTACCTCTACGACCCGGAAGCAGCGCGCGCGCTGGCGAAGGCCTCGACGGAGCGCTGGGCGAAGGGCGAAACGCTGGGAGTCCTCGACGGCATCCCGGTGACGTTGAAGGAACTGATCGCCACGAAAGGCCAGCCGGTGCCGCTCGGCACGAAAGCAGTGGAACTCAAACCGGCTGATGCCGATGCGCCCGCCGCCGCGCGGCTTCGGGAAGACGGCGCGGTGATCTTCGCCAAGACCACCTGCCCCGATTACGGCATGCTTTCCTCCGGCCTTTCGAGCTTTCATCCTCTCAGCCGCAACCCCTGGAATACGACGCAAAATCCCGGCGGATCGAGTGCCGGGGCGGCCGCGGCCGCGGCGGCCGGATACGGACCGCTGCATATCGGCACGGATATTGGTGGCTCAGTGCGCCTTCCCGCCGGCTGGACCGGCATTTTCGGCTTCAAGCCGAGCCATGGGCGCATCCCGGTCGACCCCTATTATGTCGGGCGCTGCGCCGGGCCGATGGCGCGCACGGTCGAGGACGTGGCCTCCTCGATGGCGACGCTGTCGAAGCCGGACTGGCGCGACGGAACCAGCCTGCCGCCGAACGATTTCAACTGGATGGATCTCGACCTTGACGTGTCTGGCATGAGGATCGGGCTGATGCTCGATGCCGGCTGCGGGCTTGCAGTGGACGACGAGATCAAGGCCGCGGTCGAAGCGGCGGCGCGGCACTTCGAGGATGCCGGCGCGACCATCATCGCCGCCCAACCGGTGCTGACACGCGCGATGCTCGATGGGCTCGACGATTTCTGGCGCTCCCGCTTCTGGGGCGATATTGCGGAGCTCGACGAAGAGCGACGCAACGGCATCCTGCCCTATATAAGGGATTGGGCGAAGGGCGGTGCCGATATCGCAGGCGTCGATGCGGTCAAGGGTTTCAACCAGACGATCGAGATGCGCAAGAACTGCGGACGGCTGTTCAGCGAGGTCGACGCCGTGCTTTCGCCGACCAATCCGATCATCTCCTACCCGGCCGAATGGGCATCGCCGACCAACGATCCGGCCCTGCCCTTCGAGCATATCGGTTTTACGGTGCCCTGGAACATGTCGGAGCAGCCGGCCGCCTCGATCAATTGCGGTTTCTCCCGGTCGGGCATGCCGATCGGGCTGCAGATCGTCGGGCCGCGTTTTGACGACATGCGGGTGCTTCGGCTGTCGAAAACCTTCGAGGATTGGGCGGGCGGGGTGAGCGCCTGGCCGCGGCGACCGATCCGCTGA
- a CDS encoding ABC transporter permease, with product MAPAVPAVASRGRAFILSRRMNLISGAAIIGLLMAVALLSLVWTPLPPARMQIIHKLQPPLAFGVLGTDQFGRDVLSMLMAGCWNSLSIAITAVAIGGTIGSIAGISAAAIRGPFEALLMRICDVIFALPPILSAMVLGAFLGPGRFTAITAIAVFMIPVFARVTLATSLQAWSRDYVTAARAIGNTRLTISLRHVLPNIASQIIVHGAIQLGLAILTEAGLSFLGLGMAPPAPTWGRMLADAQTYLALAPWLAILPGLAIALTVFGFNMLGDGLRDLLDPREASR from the coding sequence ATGGCTCCTGCTGTTCCTGCCGTCGCCAGCCGCGGCCGAGCCTTTATACTTAGCCGGCGAATGAACCTGATCTCGGGAGCGGCGATCATCGGTCTGCTGATGGCCGTTGCACTGCTGTCGCTCGTCTGGACACCGCTGCCGCCAGCGAGGATGCAAATCATTCACAAACTGCAGCCGCCTCTTGCCTTCGGCGTGCTCGGCACGGATCAGTTCGGCCGCGACGTGCTTTCCATGCTGATGGCGGGCTGCTGGAATTCGCTGTCGATCGCCATCACCGCGGTTGCGATCGGCGGAACGATCGGCTCGATCGCCGGCATTTCGGCGGCGGCCATCCGCGGCCCTTTCGAAGCGCTGCTGATGCGCATCTGCGACGTCATCTTCGCGTTGCCGCCGATCCTGTCCGCCATGGTGCTTGGCGCCTTTCTCGGGCCTGGCCGTTTCACCGCGATTACCGCGATCGCGGTCTTCATGATTCCGGTCTTTGCACGCGTGACGCTTGCCACCTCGCTACAGGCATGGAGCCGGGATTATGTGACGGCGGCGCGCGCGATCGGCAATACGCGCCTGACGATTTCTCTCCGTCATGTGCTGCCGAATATAGCGAGCCAGATCATCGTGCACGGCGCAATCCAGCTCGGGCTGGCGATCCTCACCGAGGCGGGCCTCAGCTTCCTCGGGCTCGGAATGGCGCCGCCGGCGCCGACCTGGGGCCGGATGCTCGCCGATGCACAAACCTATCTGGCGTTGGCTCCCTGGCTGGCGATCCTGCCCGGCCTTGCCATCGCGCTTACCGTCTTCGGCTTCAACATGCTCGGCGACGGGTTGCGCGATCTTCTCGACCCGCGCGAGGCGAGCCGCTGA
- a CDS encoding ABC transporter permease, whose protein sequence is MIALLARRLSGLLVTLLIVSLLIFAVMDLLPGDPASIMLGTSASPETLAALHHDLGLDQPLILRYGQWLAGVVSGNLGQSYTYGVPVAGLIVERLAVTLPLALMAVVLSVMIAVPLGVLAASRRGGIFDIIATLFSQISIAVPAFWVALLLIILFSTMLGLMPAGGFPGWSAGVLPALQALVMPAVALAMPQAGVLTRVARSAVLDTMHEDFARTAVAKGLSRSAVLWRHIVPNALIPILTMIGLQFTFLIAGAVLVENVFNLPGLGRLALQALSQRDIIVMQDVVLFFAALVIVMNFIVDLSYLAIDPRMRKAA, encoded by the coding sequence ATGATCGCGCTCCTCGCCCGCCGTCTCAGCGGTCTCCTCGTTACGCTTCTGATCGTCTCACTGCTGATCTTCGCCGTCATGGACCTGCTTCCCGGCGATCCCGCCTCGATCATGCTCGGCACCTCTGCAAGCCCGGAGACGCTGGCGGCGCTGCACCATGATCTCGGCCTCGACCAGCCGCTCATCCTGCGTTACGGGCAATGGCTTGCCGGTGTAGTGTCAGGCAATCTCGGTCAATCCTACACCTACGGCGTTCCGGTGGCGGGGCTGATCGTCGAGCGACTGGCGGTGACGCTGCCGCTGGCGCTGATGGCGGTCGTGCTTTCGGTGATGATCGCCGTGCCGCTTGGCGTGCTGGCCGCCTCGCGCCGCGGCGGCATCTTCGACATCATCGCAACGCTGTTTTCGCAGATCAGCATCGCCGTGCCCGCCTTCTGGGTGGCGCTGCTGCTGATCATCCTGTTTTCGACGATGCTCGGGCTGATGCCGGCGGGCGGCTTCCCGGGCTGGAGCGCCGGCGTTCTACCGGCGCTCCAGGCTCTGGTGATGCCGGCCGTCGCACTGGCTATGCCGCAGGCCGGCGTGTTGACGCGGGTGGCGCGTTCAGCGGTGCTCGACACGATGCACGAGGATTTTGCCCGCACCGCGGTGGCCAAAGGGCTTTCACGCAGCGCCGTGCTGTGGCGGCATATCGTGCCGAATGCGCTGATCCCGATCCTGACCATGATCGGGCTGCAGTTTACCTTTCTCATCGCCGGCGCGGTGCTGGTGGAAAACGTCTTTAACCTGCCCGGACTCGGGCGGCTCGCGCTTCAGGCGCTCTCCCAGCGCGACATCATCGTGATGCAGGATGTCGTGCTGTTCTTCGCAGCCCTCGTCATCGTGATGAATTTCATCGTCGACCTCTCCTATCTGGCGATCGATCCCAGGATGAGAAAGGCGGCATGA
- a CDS encoding ABC transporter substrate-binding protein — protein sequence MIELSFAPSARFVRRLSLGAVVSAGLVMTAMTPAEAAKTTLTLGMSVEPTGLDPTIAAPVAIGQVTWQNVFEGLVTIDQAGKIQPQLAKNWKVSADGLTYTFKLQAGVKFHNGEAFDAASAKFSLDRARGADSVNPQKRFFASIASIDTPDAETLVLHLSAPTGSLIYWLGWPASVMVAPKTAADDKTTPVGTGPFKFASWAKGDKVELEKNADYWDKDAAAKLDKVTFRFIADPQAQAAALKSGDLDAFPEFAAPELMTSFDGDARVVTSIGNTELKVVAGMNNAKKPFDDKRVRQALMMAIDRKTVIDGAWSGLGTPIGSHYTPNDPGYQDMTGVLPYDVEKAKALLAEAGYPNGFSFTIKSPQMAYAPRSAEVMQAMFAEIGVTMTIEPTEFPAKWVQDIMKDRNFDMTIVAHAEPLDIDIYGRDPYYFNYKNPAFNALMQKVQETADPAAQSAIYGEAQKILAEDVPALYLFVMPKLGVWDKKLKGLWENEPIPSNVLSGVSWKE from the coding sequence ATGATCGAGCTTTCCTTTGCGCCGTCAGCGCGTTTCGTCCGACGGCTTTCCCTCGGTGCCGTCGTTTCGGCCGGCCTCGTGATGACGGCGATGACGCCGGCGGAAGCGGCAAAGACCACCCTCACTCTCGGAATGAGCGTCGAGCCGACCGGCCTCGATCCGACGATCGCAGCACCGGTGGCGATCGGCCAGGTGACCTGGCAGAACGTGTTCGAGGGCCTGGTGACGATCGATCAGGCCGGCAAGATCCAGCCGCAGCTGGCAAAGAACTGGAAGGTCTCCGCCGATGGCCTCACCTATACGTTCAAGCTGCAGGCCGGCGTCAAATTCCATAACGGCGAGGCCTTCGATGCCGCTAGCGCCAAGTTCTCGCTCGACCGCGCCCGCGGCGCGGATTCGGTCAATCCGCAGAAGCGCTTCTTCGCCTCGATCGCCTCGATCGATACGCCCGATGCCGAAACCCTGGTGCTGCATCTCTCAGCGCCGACCGGCAGCCTGATCTACTGGCTCGGCTGGCCGGCATCGGTGATGGTCGCGCCCAAGACGGCGGCCGACGACAAGACGACGCCGGTGGGCACCGGCCCCTTCAAATTCGCCAGCTGGGCGAAGGGCGACAAGGTCGAACTGGAAAAGAATGCCGATTACTGGGACAAGGATGCGGCCGCCAAGCTCGACAAGGTGACTTTCCGCTTCATTGCCGATCCGCAGGCGCAGGCGGCGGCGCTGAAATCCGGCGATCTCGATGCCTTTCCGGAATTTGCCGCACCCGAGCTGATGACTTCCTTCGACGGCGATGCGAGGGTGGTCACCAGCATCGGCAATACCGAACTCAAAGTCGTCGCCGGTATGAACAATGCCAAGAAGCCGTTCGACGACAAGCGCGTGCGCCAGGCGCTGATGATGGCAATCGACCGCAAGACGGTGATCGACGGCGCGTGGTCCGGCCTCGGCACGCCGATCGGCAGCCACTACACGCCGAACGATCCGGGCTATCAGGACATGACAGGCGTGCTCCCCTATGACGTCGAGAAGGCAAAGGCGCTGCTTGCCGAAGCCGGCTATCCCAACGGCTTCAGCTTCACGATCAAATCGCCGCAGATGGCTTATGCGCCGCGCAGCGCTGAGGTGATGCAGGCGATGTTTGCCGAAATTGGCGTGACGATGACTATCGAGCCGACCGAGTTTCCAGCGAAATGGGTCCAGGACATCATGAAGGACCGCAACTTCGACATGACAATCGTCGCCCATGCCGAGCCGCTCGACATCGACATCTACGGGCGCGATCCCTATTATTTCAATTACAAGAACCCAGCCTTCAACGCGCTGATGCAGAAGGTCCAGGAGACGGCCGATCCCGCCGCGCAGAGTGCGATCTATGGCGAAGCACAGAAGATCCTCGCCGAGGACGTGCCGGCGCTCTACCTCTTCGTCATGCCGAAGCTCGGCGTCTGGGACAAGAAGTTGAAGGGGCTGTGGGAAAACGAACCGATCCCTTCCAACGTGTTGTCTGGGGTTTCCTGGAAAGAGTGA
- a CDS encoding LysR family transcriptional regulator — MQIRALMYFDELVRTNSMRQAAENLNVAPTAISRQIENLEHHFGAPLVERSARGVKLTAAGELLAARAGRTLRELDHVQQLIEDLKGLQRGRVSIYANGATVANLLAPALAEFSLKYPQLRFSVMITSARQAIDAVNSAEADIAVTLFAPILSGTKVRLRSEIAYDLIATPQHPAAAHAEIPLRTLADYALALPDQSFGFRQAFDTLFEKEGLSLDPVFVTSSLEMLKELVLSGAAATLLPALAVRREIEAGQLLAIPLSGKTGIRTHVDLCVAPDRQLSFAATKLLDFIERFMREQTNRRAEAKA, encoded by the coding sequence ATGCAGATCCGGGCGCTGATGTATTTCGACGAGCTGGTCAGGACCAATTCTATGCGCCAGGCGGCCGAGAACCTCAACGTCGCGCCGACGGCGATCAGCCGGCAGATCGAGAACCTCGAACATCATTTCGGTGCGCCGCTCGTCGAACGCAGCGCCCGCGGCGTCAAGCTGACGGCCGCCGGCGAGCTGCTTGCTGCCCGCGCTGGCCGGACGCTGCGCGAACTCGATCACGTGCAGCAGCTGATCGAAGACCTGAAGGGCCTGCAGCGTGGCCGTGTCAGCATCTATGCCAACGGCGCGACCGTCGCCAATCTGCTGGCGCCGGCGCTGGCCGAATTCAGCCTGAAATATCCGCAGCTGCGTTTTAGCGTGATGATCACCAGCGCGCGGCAGGCGATCGATGCCGTCAACAGCGCCGAGGCGGATATCGCGGTGACGCTTTTTGCGCCGATCCTGTCCGGCACCAAAGTGCGGCTGCGCTCCGAGATCGCCTATGATCTCATCGCCACGCCGCAGCATCCGGCGGCCGCGCATGCCGAAATCCCGCTGAGGACGCTCGCCGACTACGCGTTGGCACTGCCGGATCAATCCTTCGGCTTCCGCCAGGCCTTCGACACGCTGTTCGAGAAGGAGGGGTTGAGCCTCGATCCGGTCTTCGTCACCAGCTCGCTCGAAATGTTGAAGGAACTGGTGCTCAGCGGGGCCGCAGCCACGCTGTTGCCAGCACTTGCCGTCCGCCGTGAGATCGAAGCGGGCCAGCTTCTGGCCATTCCGCTTTCCGGCAAGACCGGCATCCGCACCCATGTCGATCTCTGCGTCGCGCCCGACCGGCAGCTGTCTTTCGCCGCGACGAAGCTGCTCGACTTCATCGAGAGGTTCATGCGCGAGCAAACGAACCGCCGAGCCGAGGCAAAAGCCTGA
- a CDS encoding P1 family peptidase: MPDLLNLITDIDGVSIGHATDLALGSGVTVIVFDAPAVASGTVLGGAPGGRDTGLLDPSMTVNAVDAFVLSGGSAFGLDAAGGVQAGLRELGRGFAVGPVRIPIVPQAILMDLLNGGDKDWGLHSPYRDMGYAALKAAAKGAFALGTTGAGTGATTATFKGGLGSASAVSSAGHRVAAVVAVNALGSATIGDGPHFWAAPFEKDAEFGGLGMPDAADHRMRLKGMNGPATTIGAVVTDAQLTKAEAHRLSLAGHDGLARALLPAHLPLDGDTVFAASTARHRRDDMASLMELCHLATIVMARAIARGVYAATALPVEGGQMAWRDRYPDGH, translated from the coding sequence TTGCCCGATCTTCTCAACCTCATCACCGACATCGATGGCGTTTCCATCGGCCATGCGACCGACCTTGCGCTCGGTTCCGGCGTTACGGTTATCGTCTTCGACGCGCCGGCGGTCGCCTCCGGCACGGTGCTCGGCGGCGCGCCGGGCGGACGCGACACCGGCCTGCTCGATCCGTCGATGACCGTCAACGCTGTGGATGCCTTCGTGCTCTCCGGCGGATCGGCTTTCGGGCTGGATGCCGCCGGCGGCGTGCAGGCGGGACTGCGCGAACTCGGCCGCGGCTTTGCAGTCGGGCCGGTGCGCATACCGATCGTGCCGCAGGCGATCCTGATGGACCTGCTGAACGGCGGCGACAAGGATTGGGGGCTGCACTCGCCCTATCGCGATATGGGTTACGCTGCCTTGAAGGCGGCCGCCAAGGGCGCCTTTGCGCTCGGCACTACAGGCGCCGGCACGGGTGCGACGACGGCCACGTTCAAGGGCGGGCTCGGCTCGGCCAGCGCCGTCAGCAGCGCCGGCCACCGCGTCGCGGCTGTTGTCGCCGTCAATGCGCTCGGCTCGGCGACGATCGGCGACGGGCCGCATTTCTGGGCGGCACCCTTCGAAAAAGACGCAGAATTCGGCGGGCTCGGCATGCCAGATGCGGCCGATCACAGGATGCGGCTCAAGGGCATGAACGGGCCGGCGACGACGATCGGCGCGGTGGTGACCGACGCGCAGCTGACCAAGGCGGAGGCGCACCGGCTGTCGCTGGCCGGCCATGACGGGCTTGCTCGGGCGCTGCTGCCGGCACACCTGCCGCTCGACGGCGACACCGTCTTTGCCGCCTCGACCGCCAGGCATCGCAGAGACGACATGGCGAGCCTGATGGAACTTTGCCACCTTGCCACTATCGTCATGGCACGGGCGATCGCCCGTGGCGTCTACGCCGCCACCGCGCTGCCGGTCGAGGGCGGGCAAATGGCTTGGCGCGACCGCTATCCTGACGGTCATTGA
- a CDS encoding aminotransferase, translated as MTDEALVDRMALPRPDVTVADAEEILLAHYSLSGAVAELGSQQDRNFRVDSHRGRYVLKICHAVYETRELQAQNAAIHHLKSRQDAPRVPNVIATNDGREILVLTVRGQGCQVRLLEYLEGQGLTELTYLAPASVAALGALCARLALALADFNHPGLDRSLQWDLRRAGPVAVQLLSVITDSAARDRIAKTMVMAVRRIQPLAPSLRLQAVHHDVTGDNVVGHRNAHGHIIPDGVIDFGDIIRGWLVGDLAVTCASLLHHAEGDPFHILPAITAYQAIYPLTEEELKALWPLIVARAVILVASGEQQISIDPENDYARGNLDRERAIFDTAMSVPFELMEAAILKAAGADVAAPETSGWLPLLPDIEPAGIAYVDLGVRSPHFSAGNWLNADMDWRLLARAATENGTAATRYGEYRLSRAGTARGQATCALHIDICLAAGSAVAAPFAGRIGWKDQHLTLTSDRMTLHLDGLDLSVENEAEVAGGDPLGTVVGEVSSLGGLRVQLCSVAGFEPPLFATPREAAAWSVLCPSPSLLLDRQADAPRPETAELLARRQAHLAGAQKNYYAVPPQIERGWKEHVFDVEGRTYLDMVNNVSILGHGHPKLAAAINAQWLRLNTNSRFHYAAIAEFSERLAALSPDGLDAVFLVNSGSEANDLAIRLAQAHSGARNMLCLLEAYHGWSAASDAVSTSIADNPQALTTRPDWVHAVVSPNTYRGAFRGPDTATSYVGAITPVLEAIDAGGKGLAGFICESVYGNAGGIPLPDGYLSQVYAQVRARGGLCIADEVQVGYSRLGHYFWGFEQQGVVPDIITVAKGMGNGHPLGAVITTREIAQSLEKEGTFFSSTGGSPVSCIAGMAVLDIMAEEMLQENARTVGDHLKARLAALIDRHPIAGAVHGMGLYLGLEFVRDRTTLEPATEETAAICDRLLTLGVIMQPTGDHQNVLKIKPPLCLSIESADFFADMLEKVLDEGW; from the coding sequence ATGACCGACGAGGCGCTTGTTGATCGCATGGCGCTGCCGCGTCCCGACGTGACCGTTGCCGACGCGGAAGAGATCCTGCTTGCCCATTACAGTCTGTCCGGCGCCGTTGCCGAACTCGGCAGCCAGCAGGATCGGAACTTCCGCGTCGATAGCCATCGCGGTCGCTACGTCCTGAAGATCTGCCATGCCGTTTACGAGACCCGCGAACTCCAGGCGCAGAATGCGGCGATCCATCATCTCAAGAGCAGGCAAGATGCGCCACGCGTTCCCAATGTGATCGCCACCAATGACGGACGGGAGATCCTCGTCCTGACCGTGCGCGGACAAGGCTGCCAAGTCCGGCTGCTCGAATATCTGGAAGGCCAGGGGCTGACGGAACTGACCTATCTGGCGCCGGCTTCCGTCGCGGCGCTCGGCGCGCTCTGCGCGCGGCTGGCGCTGGCGCTTGCCGACTTCAACCACCCCGGCCTCGACCGCAGCCTGCAATGGGATCTCAGGCGCGCCGGGCCGGTCGCGGTGCAACTGCTTTCCGTCATCACCGACAGCGCCGCGCGCGACCGGATTGCCAAGACCATGGTGATGGCGGTCCGCCGCATCCAGCCCTTGGCGCCGTCGCTTCGGCTGCAGGCCGTGCATCACGACGTTACCGGCGACAATGTCGTCGGTCACCGCAATGCCCATGGCCATATAATCCCCGACGGGGTGATCGATTTCGGCGACATCATCCGCGGCTGGCTGGTCGGCGACCTCGCCGTCACCTGCGCCTCGCTGCTGCATCATGCCGAGGGCGACCCTTTTCATATCCTCCCCGCCATCACCGCTTATCAGGCGATCTATCCGCTGACCGAGGAGGAGCTGAAGGCGCTCTGGCCATTGATCGTCGCGCGCGCGGTCATTCTTGTCGCCAGCGGCGAGCAGCAGATTTCGATCGATCCCGAGAATGATTATGCACGCGGCAATCTGGACCGCGAGCGGGCGATCTTCGATACAGCGATGTCCGTGCCCTTCGAGCTTATGGAAGCGGCGATCCTCAAGGCCGCCGGCGCCGATGTCGCCGCCCCGGAAACTTCGGGATGGCTGCCGCTGCTGCCTGACATCGAGCCCGCCGGGATCGCCTATGTCGATCTTGGTGTACGGAGCCCGCATTTTTCCGCCGGCAACTGGCTGAATGCCGACATGGACTGGCGGCTGCTTGCCCGCGCTGCGACCGAAAACGGCACGGCCGCGACGCGCTACGGCGAATATCGGCTTTCCCGGGCGGGAACCGCCAGGGGACAGGCGACCTGCGCCCTGCATATCGATATATGCCTTGCCGCAGGCAGCGCCGTTGCTGCGCCGTTTGCCGGCCGCATCGGCTGGAAGGACCAACATCTGACGCTGACCAGCGACCGCATGACCCTGCACCTCGACGGGCTCGACCTCTCGGTCGAGAATGAAGCCGAGGTTGCCGGCGGCGACCCGCTCGGCACGGTCGTCGGCGAGGTTTCGTCGCTCGGCGGGCTGCGCGTCCAGCTTTGCAGCGTCGCGGGGTTCGAGCCGCCGCTCTTTGCCACACCGCGCGAGGCAGCGGCCTGGTCGGTGCTCTGCCCTTCTCCGTCGCTGCTCCTCGACCGGCAAGCGGATGCGCCGCGACCGGAAACCGCCGAGCTGCTCGCCAGGCGGCAGGCGCATCTGGCAGGGGCGCAGAAGAATTATTACGCGGTGCCGCCGCAGATCGAGCGCGGCTGGAAGGAGCATGTATTTGATGTCGAGGGCCGCACCTATCTCGACATGGTCAACAACGTCTCCATTCTCGGCCATGGCCATCCCAAGCTTGCGGCGGCGATCAACGCCCAATGGCTGCGGCTCAACACCAATTCCCGCTTCCACTATGCCGCGATCGCGGAATTTTCCGAACGGCTCGCCGCGCTTTCACCGGATGGGCTCGACGCGGTCTTCCTCGTCAACAGCGGCTCGGAGGCGAATGATCTGGCGATCCGGCTGGCGCAGGCTCATAGCGGCGCGCGCAACATGCTCTGCCTGCTCGAAGCCTATCACGGCTGGTCGGCGGCAAGTGACGCCGTCTCCACCTCGATCGCCGACAATCCGCAGGCACTGACCACCCGTCCGGACTGGGTGCATGCCGTCGTGTCGCCGAATACCTATCGCGGCGCATTCCGCGGTCCCGATACGGCGACCAGCTATGTCGGCGCCATAACGCCCGTGCTGGAGGCGATCGACGCCGGCGGCAAGGGCCTTGCCGGCTTCATCTGCGAATCGGTCTACGGCAATGCCGGCGGCATTCCGCTGCCGGACGGTTATCTCAGCCAAGTCTATGCGCAGGTGCGCGCTCGCGGTGGCCTTTGCATCGCCGATGAGGTGCAGGTCGGTTATTCCAGGCTCGGACATTATTTCTGGGGCTTCGAGCAGCAGGGGGTCGTGCCTGACATCATCACCGTGGCCAAGGGCATGGGCAACGGCCATCCGCTCGGCGCCGTCATCACCACACGGGAGATCGCGCAATCGCTGGAGAAGGAGGGCACGTTCTTTTCCTCTACCGGTGGCAGCCCGGTCAGCTGCATCGCCGGCATGGCGGTGCTCGACATCATGGCCGAGGAGATGCTGCAGGAAAATGCCCGGACGGTCGGCGATCATCTGAAGGCGCGGCTTGCCGCACTGATCGACCGCCATCCGATTGCCGGCGCCGTGCATGGCATGGGGCTCTATCTCGGCCTCGAATTCGTCCGCGACAGAACGACGCTGGAGCCGGCCACCGAAGAGACGGCGGCAATCTGCGACCGGCTGCTGACCCTCGGCGTCATCATGCAGCCGACCGGCGATCACCAAAACGTGCTGAAGATCAAACCGCCGCTCTGCCTCAGCATCGAAAGCGCGGATTTCTTCGCGGACATGCTGGAGAAGGTGCTCGACGAAGGCTGGTGA
- the purU gene encoding formyltetrahydrofolate deformylase, with product MRSYVLTVSCKSTRGIVAAISSYLADKGCNIIDSSQFDDLDTGKFFMRVSFISEEGLSGTEIGADFPPVAAPFSMDYEFHDSEKRMKVLLMVSRFGHCLNDLLYRWKIGALPIDIVGVVSNHFDYQKVVVNHDIPFHHIPVTKANKVQAEARIMEVAEQTGTELIVLARYMQILSDEMCQKMSGKIINIHHSFLPSFKGANPYKQAYGRGVKLIGATAHYVTADLDEGPIIEQDTARITHAQSPDDYVSIGRDVESQVLARAIHAHIHHRTFINGNRTVVFPASPGSYASERMG from the coding sequence ATGAGAAGCTATGTATTGACGGTATCCTGCAAGTCGACGCGCGGCATCGTGGCGGCGATTTCGAGTTATCTGGCCGACAAGGGCTGCAACATCATCGACAGCTCGCAGTTCGACGATCTCGATACCGGCAAGTTCTTCATGCGCGTCTCGTTCATCTCGGAAGAGGGTCTTTCGGGCACCGAGATCGGCGCCGATTTTCCACCGGTCGCCGCCCCCTTTTCGATGGATTACGAATTTCACGACAGCGAGAAGCGCATGAAGGTGCTGCTGATGGTGTCGCGCTTTGGCCATTGTCTCAACGACCTGCTCTACCGCTGGAAGATCGGCGCGCTGCCGATCGACATCGTCGGCGTCGTCTCCAACCATTTCGACTACCAGAAGGTCGTGGTCAACCACGACATTCCCTTCCACCATATTCCGGTCACCAAGGCCAACAAGGTTCAGGCCGAAGCCCGTATCATGGAGGTGGCCGAGCAGACCGGCACCGAGCTGATCGTGCTCGCCCGCTACATGCAGATCCTGTCGGACGAGATGTGCCAGAAGATGTCGGGCAAGATCATCAACATCCACCATTCCTTCCTGCCGAGCTTCAAGGGCGCCAACCCCTACAAGCAGGCCTACGGCCGCGGCGTCAAGCTGATCGGGGCGACGGCGCATTACGTCACCGCCGATCTCGACGAAGGCCCGATCATCGAGCAGGACACGGCGCGCATCACCCATGCGCAGTCGCCCGACGACTACGTCTCGATCGGCCGCGATGTCGAAAGCCAGGTGCTGGCCCGCGCCATCCACGCCCATATCCATCACCGCACCTTCATCAACGGCAACCGCACCGTGGTCTTCCCGGCAAGCCCCGGCAGCTACGCCTCCGAACGCATGGGTTGA